From one Streptomyces sp. N50 genomic stretch:
- a CDS encoding type II secretion system F family protein, with amino-acid sequence MSVEVVHRLGVVLGAVLVVGWLARWLDGVRCERRARRRLAGLLLREVRGVRDAREVASAGRRFEVRVVARRWLPAVGVVGAGWVLVGGVVGVVVGAVVAVGLWQWRRRQVAGDTAAERDASTAARQLPLAADLLAACIAAGASPVIASQAVGEALSGPVGERLARAAAEVRLGGEPADAWRRLAALPGAGPLARLLERADESGLPAAGPVARLAAEARADWTRTTTARARRAAVLITAPVGLCFLPAFIAVGVLPVVIGLAGGAAGGGGG; translated from the coding sequence GTGAGTGTGGAAGTTGTCCACAGGCTGGGGGTTGTTTTGGGGGCGGTGTTGGTCGTGGGGTGGTTGGCGCGGTGGCTGGACGGTGTGCGGTGTGAGCGGAGGGCGCGGCGACGGCTGGCCGGGCTGCTGCTTAGGGAGGTCCGGGGAGTTCGGGACGCTCGCGAAGTGGCTTCTGCCGGGCGGCGGTTCGAGGTTCGGGTCGTTGCGCGGAGGTGGTTGCCCGCGGTCGGTGTGGTGGGCGCCGGGTGGGTGTTGGTCGGTGGGGTCGTCGGGGTTGTGGTGGGTGCTGTCGTCGCCGTCGGGCTGTGGCAGTGGCGGCGTCGGCAGGTGGCCGGCGACACCGCCGCCGAGCGCGACGCCTCCACCGCGGCCCGTCAGCTCCCCCTCGCCGCCGATCTGCTGGCCGCCTGCATCGCCGCCGGAGCCTCGCCGGTGATCGCCTCCCAGGCCGTGGGAGAGGCCCTCTCGGGGCCCGTGGGGGAACGGCTGGCCCGTGCGGCGGCGGAGGTGCGGCTCGGTGGTGAACCAGCTGATGCCTGGCGGAGGTTGGCCGCGCTTCCGGGCGCCGGCCCGCTGGCCCGGCTGCTCGAACGGGCCGACGAGTCGGGGCTGCCCGCCGCCGGGCCGGTCGCACGGCTCGCGGCGGAGGCCCGCGCCGACTGGACCCGCACCACGACGGCACGGGCCCGGCGGGCGGCCGTTCTGATCACCGCGCCGGTGGGGCTGTGTTTCCTGCCCGCGTTCATCGCGGTCGGCGTACTGCCCGTGGTGATCGGGCTCGCGGGCGGGGCGGCGGGAGGAGGTGGCGGCTGA
- a CDS encoding Rv3654c family TadE-like protein, with translation MRSPHSDRGSATVWSLGAMAVMCVVFGVVLALGQAVVARHRAAGGADLAALAAADHWAEGGTGACVRAERVARAQGTRLVRCAVVGETSDVTASAGRGPFAAEVRSRAGPAGPVPPPASAPPPGTPPSAPPPEAPVPAPPPAP, from the coding sequence ATGAGATCCCCTCACTCGGACCGTGGGTCCGCCACCGTGTGGAGCCTCGGGGCGATGGCCGTGATGTGTGTCGTGTTCGGGGTCGTGCTGGCCCTGGGGCAGGCCGTGGTGGCCCGGCACCGTGCGGCCGGCGGTGCGGATCTCGCGGCGCTCGCGGCGGCGGATCACTGGGCGGAGGGCGGTACGGGGGCCTGTGTCCGGGCGGAGCGGGTGGCTCGGGCGCAGGGGACGCGGCTGGTGCGGTGTGCGGTCGTGGGCGAGACGTCGGACGTGACGGCGTCGGCGGGCCGGGGGCCGTTCGCGGCGGAGGTCAGGTCACGGGCGGGACCTGCGGGACCGGTACCGCCACCGGCGTCCGCGCCGCCCCCTGGAACACCGCCGTCCGCGCCGCCTCCCGAGGCTCCAGTGCCGGCCCCGCCACCGGCACCCTGA
- a CDS encoding oxidoreductase: MSTTGATADPLAALGTLPGVAESVESMRKAVDRVYGHRVMRRRSNELTAEAALRGARGSAALSGADWALEEVRRRTDFSGDAEARTMGAALRLSAEAGQLLSIWRQSPLRVLARLHLVAAASNDDTVGRPRQQGEPVDEPLIELPLPGAAEVSGRLDGLADLVIAGGSAPALVTAAVVHGELLALRPFTSRNGLVARTAERIVLIGSGLDPKSVCPAEVGHAELGRAAYLAALDGYVSGTPEGMAAWIAHCGKAVELGARESTAVCEALQRGAA, encoded by the coding sequence ATGAGTACGACAGGTGCGACCGCCGATCCGCTCGCGGCCCTGGGCACACTGCCCGGAGTGGCCGAGTCCGTCGAGTCCATGCGCAAGGCCGTGGACCGGGTCTACGGGCACCGCGTCATGCGGCGCCGCAGCAATGAGCTCACCGCCGAGGCGGCCCTGCGCGGCGCGCGCGGTTCGGCCGCGCTGTCCGGGGCCGACTGGGCTCTCGAAGAGGTACGTCGGCGCACCGACTTCAGCGGCGACGCGGAGGCCCGCACGATGGGCGCGGCCCTCCGGCTGTCCGCCGAGGCGGGCCAACTGCTGTCCATCTGGCGGCAGTCGCCCCTCCGGGTGCTCGCCCGGCTGCACCTGGTGGCGGCCGCGAGCAACGACGACACGGTCGGCAGGCCGCGACAGCAGGGGGAACCGGTCGACGAGCCGCTCATCGAACTGCCGCTGCCCGGCGCCGCCGAGGTGTCCGGGCGGCTGGACGGACTCGCGGACCTGGTCATCGCGGGCGGTTCGGCACCGGCGCTGGTGACGGCCGCCGTCGTGCACGGCGAACTGCTCGCCCTGCGCCCCTTCACCTCCCGCAACGGCCTGGTCGCGCGCACCGCCGAGCGGATCGTCCTCATCGGCAGCGGCCTCGACCCGAAGTCCGTGTGCCCGGCGGAGGTCGGCCACGCCGAACTGGGGCGCGCGGCCTATCTGGCGGCGCTGGACGGTTACGTATCGGGCACCCCGGAGGGCATGGCCGCCTGGATCGCGCACTGCGGCAAGGCGGTCGAACTGGGAGCGCGCGAGTCGACGGCGGTGTGCGAGGCGTTGCAGCGCGGCGCCGCCTAG
- a CDS encoding DEAD/DEAH box helicase, protein MAFNHLPQGVHDALAPLSVTPVTHSVPMAKNQRTDRPSADPVSGLSPSTVLDRLASGPSRASRITHTEHLPPREGRHAVWPDRIRAEVIATVQEAGVEHPWAHQAQAAEHALDGESVIVATGTASGKSLAYLVPVLSALLDGSEAPNGRGTTALYLAPTKALAADQLRSVKELSQPLGNAVRPAVYDGDTPFEEREWVRQYANYVLTNPDMLHRGILPSHPRWSSFLKSLKYVVIDECHTYRGVFGSHVAQVLRRLRRLCARYGSSPVFLLASATAAEPSVAARRLTGLPVVEVADDASPRGELVFALWEPPLTELHGEKGAPVRRTATAETADLLTDLAVQGVRSVAFVRSRRGAELIALIAQERLAEVDRSLSRRVAAYRGGYLPEERRALERALHSGELLGLAATTALELGIDVSGLDAVLIAGYPGTRASLWQQAGRAGRSGRGALAILVARDDPLDTFLVHHPEALFDQPVESTVLDPDNPYVLAPHLCAAAAELPLTDDDLALFGPATADLLPQLEAAKLLRRRAKAWHWTRRERAADLTDIRGGGGRPVQVVENGTGRLLGTVDEAASHASVHEGAVHLHQGRTYLVRTLDLEDSVALVEEANPPYSTVARDTTAISVLETDIEVPWGQGRLCYGSVEVTNQVVSFLRRRVITGEVLGESKLDLPPRTLRTRAVWWTVTEDQLDAARINPEILGGALHAAEHASIGMLPLFATCDRWDIGGVSVPLHPDTLLPTVFVYDGHPGGAGFAERAFHTARAWLTATLQAIASCECDAGCPSCIQSPKCGNGNEPLHKRGAVRLLTELLRGAPEDVREVPGGVGGVPGDVGGVAGEKVGGV, encoded by the coding sequence ATGGCATTCAATCACTTACCGCAGGGCGTGCACGACGCCTTGGCTCCATTGTCCGTCACGCCAGTGACACACTCGGTGCCGATGGCCAAGAATCAGCGAACCGATCGACCCTCGGCGGACCCCGTGTCCGGCCTCTCGCCGAGCACGGTTCTGGACCGGCTGGCGTCGGGACCGAGCCGGGCTTCGCGCATCACTCATACGGAGCACTTGCCCCCGCGCGAGGGCCGCCATGCCGTCTGGCCTGACCGGATTCGCGCGGAGGTGATCGCCACCGTCCAGGAAGCCGGTGTCGAACACCCCTGGGCCCACCAGGCACAGGCCGCCGAGCACGCCCTCGACGGCGAGTCAGTGATCGTTGCCACAGGCACCGCCTCGGGCAAGTCGCTGGCTTATCTGGTACCGGTCCTCTCCGCGCTCCTCGACGGCTCCGAGGCGCCGAACGGCCGCGGCACCACCGCGCTCTACCTGGCGCCCACAAAAGCCCTGGCAGCGGACCAGCTGCGCTCCGTGAAGGAACTTTCACAACCGCTGGGCAATGCCGTTCGCCCGGCCGTGTACGACGGCGACACTCCGTTCGAGGAGCGCGAGTGGGTCCGCCAGTACGCCAACTACGTCCTGACCAACCCCGACATGCTCCACCGCGGCATATTGCCCTCGCACCCGCGCTGGTCCTCCTTCCTGAAGTCACTCAAATACGTCGTCATCGACGAATGTCACACCTACCGGGGCGTCTTCGGCTCCCACGTCGCCCAGGTGCTGCGCCGTCTGCGCCGCCTCTGCGCCCGCTACGGCTCCTCCCCCGTCTTCCTCCTCGCCTCCGCCACCGCCGCCGAGCCCTCGGTCGCCGCCCGCCGCCTCACCGGCCTCCCGGTCGTCGAGGTCGCCGACGACGCCTCACCCCGCGGTGAACTGGTGTTCGCCCTCTGGGAGCCCCCGCTCACCGAACTCCACGGCGAGAAGGGCGCACCCGTTCGCCGCACGGCCACCGCCGAGACGGCCGACCTCCTCACCGACCTCGCCGTCCAGGGCGTCCGCTCGGTGGCCTTCGTACGGTCCCGGCGCGGCGCCGAGCTCATCGCGCTGATCGCCCAGGAACGCCTCGCCGAGGTCGACCGCTCCCTGTCCCGCCGGGTCGCCGCCTACCGCGGCGGCTACCTCCCCGAGGAGCGCCGCGCCCTCGAACGCGCCCTCCACTCCGGCGAGTTGCTCGGCCTCGCCGCCACCACCGCCCTCGAACTCGGCATCGACGTCTCCGGGTTGGACGCCGTCCTGATCGCCGGCTACCCCGGCACCCGCGCCTCCCTCTGGCAGCAGGCGGGCCGCGCCGGACGCTCCGGCCGGGGAGCGCTCGCCATCCTGGTGGCCCGCGACGACCCCCTGGACACGTTCCTCGTCCACCACCCGGAGGCCCTCTTCGACCAGCCGGTGGAGTCCACGGTCCTGGACCCGGACAACCCGTACGTCCTGGCCCCCCACCTGTGCGCGGCGGCGGCCGAACTCCCCCTCACCGACGACGACTTGGCCCTCTTCGGCCCGGCGACGGCGGACCTGCTCCCGCAGCTGGAGGCCGCGAAGCTGCTCCGCCGCCGGGCGAAGGCCTGGCACTGGACGCGCCGCGAACGGGCCGCCGACCTCACCGACATCCGCGGCGGGGGCGGACGGCCGGTCCAGGTCGTCGAGAACGGCACGGGCCGCCTCCTGGGCACGGTCGACGAGGCCGCCTCCCACGCGTCCGTCCACGAGGGCGCGGTCCACCTCCACCAGGGCCGCACGTACCTGGTGCGCACCCTGGACCTGGAGGATTCGGTCGCCCTGGTCGAGGAGGCCAACCCGCCCTACTCGACGGTCGCCCGCGACACCACGGCGATCTCCGTCCTGGAGACGGACATCGAAGTCCCCTGGGGCCAGGGCCGGTTGTGCTACGGCTCCGTCGAAGTCACCAACCAGGTCGTCTCCTTCCTCCGCAGACGTGTCATCACGGGTGAGGTCCTCGGCGAATCAAAACTCGACCTCCCCCCTCGCACCCTCCGCACCCGCGCCGTCTGGTGGACGGTCACGGAGGACCAACTCGACGCCGCCCGCATCAACCCCGAGATCCTCGGCGGCGCCCTCCACGCCGCCGAACACGCCTCGATCGGCATGCTCCCCCTCTTCGCCACCTGCGACCGCTGGGACATCGGCGGCGTGTCCGTCCCCCTGCACCCGGACACCCTGCTCCCCACGGTCTTCGTCTACGACGGCCACCCGGGCGGCGCGGGCTTCGCGGAACGCGCCTTCCACACCGCCCGCGCCTGGCTCACCGCCACCCTCCAGGCCATCGCCTCCTGCGAATGCGACGCCGGCTGCCCGTCCTGCATCCAGTCCCCCAAGTGCGGCAACGGCAACGAGCCGTTGCACAAGCGGGGGGCTGTGCGGTTGCTGACGGAACTTCTACGAGGAGCTCCGGAGGACGTGCGCGAGGTGCCGGGGGGTGTGGGAGGGGTACCGGGAGATGTCGGAGGGGTGGCCGGGGAGAAGGTGGGCGGGGTTTAA
- a CDS encoding TadE family type IV pilus minor pilin: protein MRRCERRGGDRGFVTAEAAVVLPVLVMFAMALVWGLLVVAAQIQCVDAARSGARAAARQDPADAVVRVVRDTAPRGAKVSVAREGDQVHVVVVAKPPVLSGLPFEVREEAVALAEETVGEGRAGP, encoded by the coding sequence ATGCGCAGGTGTGAACGGCGGGGCGGGGACCGGGGGTTCGTGACGGCGGAGGCGGCCGTGGTCCTGCCCGTGCTGGTGATGTTCGCGATGGCGCTGGTGTGGGGGCTGTTGGTGGTGGCCGCGCAGATCCAGTGCGTGGACGCGGCCCGTTCGGGCGCCCGGGCCGCGGCTCGGCAGGACCCGGCTGACGCGGTCGTCCGGGTGGTCCGGGACACGGCACCGCGCGGCGCGAAGGTCAGCGTGGCCCGGGAGGGCGACCAGGTCCATGTCGTCGTGGTCGCGAAACCGCCGGTGTTGAGCGGGCTGCCCTTCGAAGTGCGGGAGGAGGCCGTGGCGTTGGCGGAGGAGACGGTGGGCGAGGGGAGGGCGGGGCCGTGA
- a CDS encoding TadA family conjugal transfer-associated ATPase: MPVGLLDGVRRWLAESGGEPTPARVAQALREQGRVLGDAEVLGAAEQLRSELVGSGPLESLLADPSVTDVLVSAPDRVWVDRGGGLELTNVSFPDAAAVRRLAQRLAAVAGRRLDDARPWADARLPDGTRLHAVLPPVAVGCTCLSLRVVRPRAFTLDELVTAGTVPPGGDRILRALIEARLSFLISGGTGSGKTTLLSALLGLVGPGERIVLAEDSAELKPDHPHVVRLESRPANQEGAGLVTLQDLVRQALRMRPDRLVVGEVRGPEVVHLLAALNTGHEGGCGTVHANAAADVPARLEALGTAAGLDRAALHSQLAAALSVVLHLVRDRAGRRRIAEVHVLERDASGLVRTVPALRWGVEAFAYERGWERLRELIRVGGDGG; the protein is encoded by the coding sequence ATGCCCGTCGGGCTGCTCGACGGTGTGCGGCGGTGGCTGGCCGAGAGCGGGGGTGAGCCGACGCCCGCGCGGGTGGCGCAGGCGTTGCGGGAGCAGGGGCGGGTGCTGGGGGACGCCGAAGTCTTGGGCGCCGCCGAGCAGTTGCGGTCCGAGCTGGTGGGCAGCGGCCCGCTGGAGTCCCTGCTCGCCGACCCCTCCGTGACCGACGTCCTCGTGTCGGCCCCGGACCGGGTCTGGGTCGACCGGGGCGGTGGCCTGGAGCTGACCAACGTGTCCTTCCCGGACGCGGCAGCCGTACGACGCCTCGCGCAGCGCTTGGCCGCGGTGGCCGGACGCCGACTGGACGACGCCCGTCCCTGGGCCGACGCCCGGCTGCCCGACGGGACCCGTCTGCACGCCGTACTGCCCCCGGTCGCCGTCGGCTGCACCTGCCTGTCGCTGCGTGTCGTACGACCGCGCGCGTTCACGTTGGACGAGTTGGTCACGGCGGGCACGGTGCCGCCGGGCGGGGACCGCATCCTGCGGGCGCTGATCGAGGCACGGCTCTCGTTCCTGATCAGCGGTGGAACCGGTAGCGGCAAGACGACGTTGCTGAGCGCGCTGCTCGGGCTCGTCGGACCGGGGGAGCGGATCGTGCTCGCGGAGGACTCGGCGGAGTTGAAGCCGGACCATCCCCACGTCGTACGGCTGGAGAGCAGACCCGCCAACCAGGAGGGCGCCGGGCTCGTCACGCTCCAGGACCTGGTCCGCCAGGCACTCCGGATGCGGCCGGACCGGCTGGTCGTCGGCGAGGTGCGAGGCCCTGAGGTCGTCCACCTGCTCGCGGCGCTCAACACGGGCCACGAGGGCGGATGCGGCACCGTCCACGCGAACGCGGCGGCTGATGTGCCCGCCCGCCTGGAGGCCCTGGGGACGGCCGCCGGCCTCGACCGGGCGGCGCTGCACAGCCAGTTGGCGGCGGCCCTGTCGGTGGTCCTGCATCTCGTACGGGACCGGGCGGGGCGGCGACGGATCGCCGAGGTGCATGTCCTTGAGCGGGATGCGTCGGGGTTGGTGCGGACGGTGCCGGCGCTGCGGTGGGGGGTGGAGGCGTTCGCGTACGAGCGGGGGTGGGAGCGGTTGCGGGAGTTGATTCGGGTTGGGGGTGACGGGGGTTAG
- a CDS encoding ATP-binding protein, protein MKIAFVGKGGSGKTTLSSLFVRHLAATAQPVVAVDADINQHLGPALGLDESEAAALPALGEHLPLIKDYLRGTNPRIASADTMIKTTPPGQGSRLLRVRENNPVYDACARLVELDGGAVRLMVTGPFTDADLGVSCYHSKTGAVELCLNHLVDGRDEFVVVDMTAGSDSFASGMFTRFDITFLVAEPTRKGVSVYRQYKEYARDFGVVLKVVGNKVQGQDDLDFLRAEVGDDLLVTVGHSDWVRAMEKGRPPRFELLEDANRRALRLLEIAADATYELRDWERYTRQMVHFHLKNARSWGNERTGADLAAQVDPGFVLDESVTATA, encoded by the coding sequence ATGAAAATTGCTTTCGTCGGGAAGGGCGGCAGCGGGAAGACCACCCTGTCCTCCCTGTTCGTCCGCCACCTCGCGGCCACCGCCCAACCGGTCGTCGCCGTCGACGCGGACATCAACCAGCACCTGGGCCCCGCCCTCGGCCTGGACGAGTCCGAGGCCGCCGCGCTGCCCGCACTCGGCGAGCACCTCCCCCTGATCAAGGACTACTTGCGCGGCACCAACCCGCGCATCGCCTCCGCCGACACGATGATCAAGACCACCCCGCCCGGCCAGGGCTCGCGGCTGCTGCGGGTGCGCGAGAACAATCCGGTCTACGACGCCTGTGCGCGACTGGTGGAACTCGACGGCGGCGCCGTCCGTTTGATGGTCACGGGCCCCTTCACGGACGCCGACCTGGGGGTTTCCTGCTACCACTCCAAGACGGGAGCGGTGGAGCTGTGCCTGAACCACCTGGTGGACGGGCGCGACGAGTTCGTCGTGGTGGACATGACGGCGGGCTCGGACTCCTTCGCCTCCGGCATGTTCACCCGCTTCGACATCACGTTCCTGGTGGCCGAGCCGACCCGGAAGGGGGTCTCCGTCTATCGCCAGTACAAGGAGTACGCCCGCGACTTCGGGGTCGTCCTGAAGGTCGTCGGCAACAAGGTGCAAGGCCAGGACGACCTCGACTTCCTCCGCGCCGAGGTCGGGGACGATCTGCTCGTGACGGTGGGGCACTCGGACTGGGTGCGTGCCATGGAGAAGGGCCGGCCGCCCCGGTTCGAGCTCCTGGAGGACGCCAACCGCCGCGCCCTGCGCCTGCTGGAGATCGCCGCCGACGCGACGTACGAACTGCGCGACTGGGAGCGCTACACGCGGCAGATGGTGCACTTCCACCTGAAGAACGCGCGGAGTTGGGGCAATGAGCGCACCGGGGCCGACCTGGCCGCGCAGGTCGACCCCGGGTTCGTGCTCGACGAGAGCGTCACCGCCACCGCGTGA
- a CDS encoding DUF4244 domain-containing protein, with protein sequence MYKAVQAMRAVAVRAVRAVRVRARMGASARGDAGMATAEYAMGLVAAVAFAVVLYKVVTSGAVSAELQSIVKRALDAQV encoded by the coding sequence ATGTACAAGGCAGTGCAGGCGATGCGGGCAGTAGCGGTACGGGCCGTGCGAGCGGTGCGGGTACGGGCACGGATGGGGGCCTCGGCGCGCGGGGATGCCGGGATGGCCACCGCCGAGTACGCGATGGGGCTGGTCGCGGCGGTGGCGTTCGCTGTGGTGCTCTACAAGGTGGTGACCAGCGGGGCGGTCAGCGCGGAGTTGCAGAGCATCGTGAAGCGGGCCCTCGATGCGCAGGTGTGA
- a CDS encoding type II secretion system F family protein, which produces MGEVSVGLAAVCVGGLVWLMGGWQPGARRAELLFAGGGGVGVGPPSWERVVDELRRVRGRSRGEWWTLGVGLVLAVLGASVIPVVAGAAGVPLLRRVRLAGEARRARELRGDAVIALCSALAGEVRAGRQPGEALLRAASDSGGLGEAQAGVLAAARFGGDVPGALASAARQPGAEGLLGLAACWRVAVDQGAGLAAGLDRLEGALRADRDQRADLRAQLAGARATAVMLAGLPVLGLLLGAAMGADPLRVLLHSGAGLGCLVVGGLLEGLGLWWALRIVRGVEAA; this is translated from the coding sequence ATGGGTGAGGTGTCGGTCGGGTTGGCCGCGGTGTGCGTCGGGGGCCTGGTCTGGTTGATGGGCGGGTGGCAGCCCGGGGCTCGGCGGGCGGAGTTGCTGTTCGCGGGTGGTGGGGGTGTGGGTGTCGGGCCGCCCTCGTGGGAGCGGGTCGTGGACGAACTGCGACGGGTCCGGGGGCGGTCGCGGGGCGAGTGGTGGACGCTGGGTGTCGGGCTGGTGCTCGCGGTGTTGGGGGCCTCGGTCATTCCGGTTGTCGCGGGGGCGGCCGGGGTGCCGTTGCTGCGGCGGGTGCGGTTGGCCGGGGAGGCGCGGCGGGCGCGGGAGTTGCGCGGGGACGCGGTGATCGCGCTGTGCTCGGCGCTTGCCGGGGAGGTGCGTGCTGGGCGGCAGCCGGGGGAGGCGCTGCTGCGGGCGGCGAGTGACTCCGGTGGGCTCGGTGAGGCGCAGGCCGGGGTGTTGGCGGCGGCGCGGTTCGGTGGCGATGTGCCGGGTGCGCTCGCCTCGGCGGCGCGACAGCCGGGAGCGGAGGGGCTGTTGGGGCTGGCCGCGTGCTGGCGGGTCGCGGTGGATCAGGGCGCCGGGCTTGCGGCGGGACTGGATCGGCTTGAAGGGGCGTTGCGTGCCGACCGGGATCAACGGGCCGATCTTCGCGCTCAGTTGGCGGGGGCGCGGGCTACTGCGGTGATGCTCGCCGGGTTGCCGGTGCTCGGGTTGTTGCTGGGGGCGGCGATGGGGGCCGATCCGTTGCGGGTGTTGCTGCACAGCGGGGCGGGGTTGGGGTGCCTGGTGGTTGGGGGGTTGCTGGAGGGCTTGGGGTTGTGGTGGGCGTTGCGGATCGTGCGGGGGGTGGAGGCGGCGTGA
- a CDS encoding HAD family hydrolase — MLWVVENHSLPRTAAFFDLDKTVIAKSSTLTFGKSFYQGGLINRRAALRTAYAQFVFLTGGADHDQMERMRKYLSALCRGWNVQQVKEIVAETLHDLIDPIIYDEAASLIEEHHTAGRDVVIVSTSGAEVVEPIGELLGADRVVATRMVVGDDGCFTGEVEYYAYGPTKAEAIKELAQSEGYDLDRCFAYSDSATDVPMLESVGHPYAVNPDRTLRREALARGWPILDFNRPVRLKQRLPVLSVPPRPALVVAAAVGAAAATAGLVWYASRRKAATVYAG; from the coding sequence ATGCTCTGGGTTGTGGAAAACCACTCCTTGCCCCGCACAGCAGCCTTCTTTGACCTGGACAAGACGGTCATTGCGAAGTCGAGCACGCTCACCTTCGGCAAGTCCTTCTACCAAGGCGGACTGATCAACCGCAGGGCCGCCCTGCGGACCGCCTATGCGCAGTTCGTCTTCCTCACCGGCGGCGCCGACCACGATCAGATGGAACGGATGCGGAAGTACCTGTCCGCACTCTGCCGCGGCTGGAACGTCCAGCAGGTCAAGGAGATCGTCGCCGAGACGCTGCACGACCTGATCGACCCGATCATCTACGACGAGGCGGCCTCCCTCATCGAGGAGCACCACACCGCCGGCCGCGACGTCGTGATCGTGTCCACGTCCGGCGCCGAGGTGGTCGAGCCGATCGGTGAACTCCTGGGCGCGGACCGGGTGGTGGCGACCCGCATGGTCGTGGGCGACGACGGTTGCTTCACCGGCGAGGTGGAGTACTACGCGTACGGCCCGACGAAGGCCGAGGCGATCAAGGAGCTGGCCCAGTCCGAGGGGTACGACCTCGACCGCTGCTTCGCCTACAGCGACTCGGCGACCGATGTGCCGATGCTGGAGTCCGTGGGCCACCCCTACGCCGTGAACCCGGACCGCACGCTGCGCCGCGAGGCACTCGCGCGCGGGTGGCCGATTCTGGACTTCAACCGCCCGGTCCGGCTCAAGCAGCGACTGCCCGTGCTCTCCGTACCGCCCCGCCCGGCGCTGGTCGTGGCGGCGGCCGTGGGTGCCGCGGCGGCGACGGCGGGGCTCGTCTGGTACGCGAGCCGGCGCAAGGCGGCGACCGTTTACGCCGGTTAG
- the bldG gene encoding anti-sigma factor antagonist BldG — protein sequence MDLSLSTRTVGDRTVVEVGGEIDVYTAPKLREQLVELVNDGSFHLVVDMEGVDFLDSTGLGVLVGGLKRVRAHEGSLRLVCNQERILKIFRITGLTKVFPIHTSVEEAVAATD from the coding sequence GTGGACCTGTCCCTGTCGACCCGTACCGTCGGCGATCGTACGGTCGTCGAGGTCGGTGGCGAAATCGACGTATATACCGCGCCCAAGTTGCGCGAACAGCTGGTCGAGCTGGTGAACGACGGGAGTTTCCACCTCGTCGTGGACATGGAGGGAGTCGACTTCCTCGACTCCACCGGGCTCGGTGTGCTGGTCGGCGGCCTGAAGCGGGTGCGTGCCCACGAGGGCTCGCTGCGCCTGGTCTGCAACCAGGAGCGCATTCTGAAGATCTTCCGTATCACCGGCCTCACCAAGGTGTTCCCGATTCACACCTCGGTCGAGGAAGCGGTGGCGGCCACCGACTGA
- the ssd gene encoding septum site-determining protein Ssd, whose protein sequence is MAGTVTHDSPHAAGGRQGGPLIVTEDAELLDDLLRLCAAAGATPEVHHGVPERQGGWETAPLVLVGDDAARRVRGAARRRGVVLVGRDQDDSGVWRRAVEIGADHVLMLPDGEPWLVDRIADVAEGVGRPALTVGVIGGRGGAGASTLACALAVTSAREGLRTLLVDADPLGGGLDVLLGGETVEGLRWPAFAASRGRVGGGALEESLPEIHSLRVLSWDRGDCVAIPPQAVRAVLAAGRRRGGTVVVDLPRRIDDGVAEVLAQLDVGLLVVPAELRAVAAAGRVASAVGMVLRDLRVAVRGPYASGLDDREVARLLGLPLAGEVPVESGLLRPHEGKSPPGTAGKGPLARFCREFLERALVEAGGV, encoded by the coding sequence ATGGCCGGAACCGTCACACACGATTCGCCGCACGCGGCCGGAGGACGACAGGGCGGACCGCTGATCGTCACCGAGGACGCCGAACTCCTCGACGACCTGTTGCGCCTGTGCGCGGCGGCCGGCGCGACACCCGAGGTCCATCACGGGGTGCCGGAGCGCCAGGGCGGCTGGGAGACGGCACCGCTCGTCCTGGTCGGCGACGACGCGGCGCGGCGGGTGCGCGGGGCGGCCCGACGGCGCGGGGTGGTGCTGGTCGGCCGGGACCAGGACGACTCCGGGGTCTGGCGGCGAGCCGTCGAGATCGGCGCCGACCACGTCCTGATGCTGCCCGACGGCGAACCGTGGCTGGTCGACCGCATCGCCGACGTCGCCGAGGGCGTCGGCCGCCCCGCGCTCACCGTGGGCGTCATCGGCGGCCGAGGCGGGGCCGGAGCGTCCACGCTCGCGTGCGCCCTCGCCGTCACCTCCGCGCGTGAGGGGCTGCGCACGCTCCTGGTGGACGCGGATCCGCTGGGCGGCGGACTCGACGTGCTCCTCGGTGGCGAGACGGTGGAGGGCCTGCGCTGGCCCGCGTTCGCCGCCTCGCGCGGCCGGGTCGGCGGCGGCGCCCTGGAGGAGTCCCTTCCCGAGATCCACTCGCTCCGGGTGCTCAGTTGGGACCGCGGCGACTGCGTCGCCATCCCGCCCCAGGCGGTGCGGGCGGTGCTCGCCGCGGGCCGACGGCGCGGCGGCACGGTCGTGGTCGACCTGCCCCGCCGCATCGACGACGGGGTCGCCGAGGTCCTCGCCCAACTCGACGTGGGTCTCTTGGTGGTCCCCGCCGAACTGCGCGCCGTGGCGGCGGCCGGCCGGGTCGCGTCCGCCGTCGGCATGGTCCTGCGCGACCTCCGCGTGGCGGTACGGGGTCCGTACGCCTCCGGCCTCGACGACCGGGAGGTGGCCCGCCTGCTCGGCCTGCCCCTGGCCGGTGAAGTGCCGGTCGAATCGGGGCTGTTGCGGCCGCACGAGGGCAAGTCCCCGCCGGGCACGGCGGGGAAGGGGCCGTTGGCGCGGTTCTGCCGGGAGTTCCTGGAGCGGGCGTTGGTCGAGGCGGGTGGCGTATGA